ACAGCCGCATCCGATGCAGCCGGTCAGTTGGTCGCGCAGGCGGGTGAGGCGTTCGATGCGCTCGTTCAGTTCGCCGCGCCACGCTGCCGACAGTTTTTCCCAGTCCTCCCGGTTGGGCGTACGGCCACCAGGCAATGCGCTGAGGGCGGACCGGATCTCCTTCAGCGGAATGCCGGCGCGCTGTGCGACGCGGACGATGGCGATGCGCCGCAAGACATTGCGCTCGTAGCGACGGTGGTTCGCACTGGTTCGATGGCCCGTTATCAGCCCTTCGGCTTCATAGAAGTGAAGCGTCGACACCGCTACGCCGGCCCGAGCGGCGACCTCGCCGACCGACAGGTCGCGCTTGATCGTGGGGCTAATTTTCTTGTTCGTCATGCTTGACCTCAACTATACTTGAGGTTCTATCAGGTCGTGGAACTCCAGTGAAGGACGATTCCATGACCTCCAGAGACCTGACGCTCGAAACCGCTCCGCCCGGCATCGCATCCGGGCCGGCGGCGAGTTTTCGTGCAACTACCCCGAGGCCGTTGTCGCTGAGGTCGACGCTGCTCGCGGTGGCGACGCTGACCATCATGGCCGGGACGATCGTGGCGCCGGCTCTTCCGGCGATTCGTGAGGTCTTTGCCGGACAGGAGGGGGTGGAATTGCTCAGCCGCATGGTGCTGACGCTGCCGGCCATCTTTGTTGCGT
The Mesorhizobium australicum genome window above contains:
- the soxR gene encoding redox-sensitive transcriptional activator SoxR produces the protein MTNKKISPTIKRDLSVGEVAARAGVAVSTLHFYEAEGLITGHRTSANHRRYERNVLRRIAIVRVAQRAGIPLKEIRSALSALPGGRTPNREDWEKLSAAWRGELNERIERLTRLRDQLTGCIGCGCLSTQECPLRNPYDILGEQSSGPVLLEPRGDFDETVR